A genomic window from Populus alba chromosome 19, ASM523922v2, whole genome shotgun sequence includes:
- the LOC118044220 gene encoding protein NETWORKED 4A isoform X2 produces MDQSVKQMLKLIEEDGDSFAKKAEMYYQKRPELISHVEEFYRMYRSLAERYDHVTEELRKSIPSDLQSPVSGIPDVIFEPPSPAREQKPSRLKSGPRAAGFDFFLGSCGSSDHHHKEVDEVSSLTDSESESDDSSVNNYSGLSGNSGGQGLSRRIIDLEIELRETKEKLRMQQDESVDGSFRGVRNEDSEDFLAEITGCERDLTIANEELRLSEEEVTRLNTELQKYKSSEVSDGLQSEFASPAESKVTTREVELEFEVNQASHLQQRIGGSEAETLDSNVKIQALMEELRIAKERLHVSEKEITTLKKQLEGGGPSEKINNLQDQLALAHKEINTLKNKLNAEKREVSKLQERTARLKTNLSDRDREVRDLKIAVSDAELKIFPEKAQIKGEISKLIEERTCLEERLKEQESRCRFLEDGIRMFPAEKTEMQETPEREIQMLKEDTAERDSRIKSERDELNEKSITHKAELTSRDNRVNQMDEHLQQLHMEQVKLLAGEEEARKLMDELRSKAKDLEGEVERQRILILEGAEEKREVIRQLCLTLEHYRNGYHTLRQAFAGHKGVPVLAT; encoded by the coding sequence ATGGACCAGAGCGTTAAGCAGATGCTGAAGCTAATTGAAGAGGATGGAGACTCATTTGCTAAAAAGGCTGAGATGTATTATCAGAAGAGACCAGAATTGATTTCTCATGTAGAGGAGTTCTACCGCATGTACCGATCTCTGGCAGAACGTTATGATCACGTGACAGAGGAATTAAGGAAGAGCATTCCATCAGATCTCCAGTCTCCGGTCTCTGGAATTCCTGACGTTATCTTTGAACCACCTTCTCCTGCTCGTGAACAAAAACCAAGCCGTCTTAAATCTGGTCCTCGAGCTGCtggttttgatttctttttgggCTCTTGTGGCAGTAGCGATCATCACCATAAAGAAGTAGACGAAGTATCCTCGTTGACGGATTCAGAATCAGAATCTGATGATTCTTCAGTAAACAATTACTCAGGTCTATCTGGGAATAGTGGTGGCCAAGGACTGTCCCGGAGAATAATTGATTTAGAAATTGAGCTTcgtgaaacaaaagaaaagctaCGGATGCAGCAAGATGAGAGTGTTGATGGCTCATTTAGGGGTGTCAGAAATGAAGATTCTGAGGATTTTCTTGCAGAAATTACAGGGTGTGAGCGAGATCTGACAATTGCAAATGAGGAGTTACGGCTGTCAGAAGAAGAGGTTACTCGATTGAATACTGAGCTTCAAAAATACAAGTCATCTGAAGTCTCTGATGGTTTGCAGTCTGAGTTCGCATCACCAGCTGAGAGCAAGGTCACAACCAGGGAGGTTGAGCTGGAATTTGAGGTAAATCAAGCTTCTCATCTTCAACAAAGGATTGGTGGGTCGGAAGCTGAAACTCTGGACTCCAATGTTAAGATTCAAGCACTAATGGAAGAACTCAGGATTGCTAAAGAGAGGCTTCATGTTTCAGAGAAAGAAATAActactttgaaaaaacaacttgaGGGTGGTGGGCCATCTGAGAAAATCAATAATTTGCAAGATCAACTTGCGTTGGCTCACAAGGAGATAAACACGTTGAAAAACAAGCTCAACGCAGAAAAAAGGGAGGTCTCCAAGCTGCAAGAAAGAACTGCGAGGCTGAAAACTAATCTGTCAGACCGGGATCGTGAGGTGAGAGATCTTAAAATAGCAGTGTCTGATGCTGAGCTGAAGATCTTTCCAGAAAAGGCACAGATCAAGGGTGAAATATCTAAATTGATAGAGGAAAGGACATGCTTGGAGGAGCGGCTGAAAGAACAGGAATCACGTTGCCGTTTTTTAGAGGATGGTATAAGGATGTTCCCGGCTGAGAAGACAGAAATGCAGGAAACACCTGaacgtgaaattcagatgttaAAGGAAGACACTGCTGAGCGAGACAGTCGCATAAAATCTGAGAGAGATGAGCTTAATGAGAAATCTATTACACATAAAGCAGAGCTAACTTCTAGAGACAACCGGGTCAATCAAATGGATGAGCATCTGCAACAATTACACATGGAGCAAGTCAAGCTACTTGCCGGGGAAGAAGAGGCACGTAAACTAATGGATGAGTTAAGATCAAAAGCTAAGGACTTGGAGGGAGAAGTTGAGAGGCAAAGAATTTTAATCCTGGAAGGAGCAGAAGAGAAACGTGAGGTAATAAGGCAACTGTGTCTCACTCTTGAACATTACAGGAACGGTTATCATACTCTACGACAGGCTTTCGCGGGGCACAAGGGAGTTCCAGTTTTGGCAACGTAA
- the LOC118044220 gene encoding protein NETWORKED 4B isoform X1, producing MPLIIIPRDFQYSKQESLFLSLLFVDKYHISLFWTAASFPSTSEMASPMVPSKNFKRLQSRKSHSWWWDSHMSPKNSKWHSENLEEMDQSVKQMLKLIEEDGDSFAKKAEMYYQKRPELISHVEEFYRMYRSLAERYDHVTEELRKSIPSDLQSPVSGIPDVIFEPPSPAREQKPSRLKSGPRAAGFDFFLGSCGSSDHHHKEVDEVSSLTDSESESDDSSVNNYSGLSGNSGGQGLSRRIIDLEIELRETKEKLRMQQDESVDGSFRGVRNEDSEDFLAEITGCERDLTIANEELRLSEEEVTRLNTELQKYKSSEVSDGLQSEFASPAESKVTTREVELEFEVNQASHLQQRIGGSEAETLDSNVKIQALMEELRIAKERLHVSEKEITTLKKQLEGGGPSEKINNLQDQLALAHKEINTLKNKLNAEKREVSKLQERTARLKTNLSDRDREVRDLKIAVSDAELKIFPEKAQIKGEISKLIEERTCLEERLKEQESRCRFLEDGIRMFPAEKTEMQETPEREIQMLKEDTAERDSRIKSERDELNEKSITHKAELTSRDNRVNQMDEHLQQLHMEQVKLLAGEEEARKLMDELRSKAKDLEGEVERQRILILEGAEEKREVIRQLCLTLEHYRNGYHTLRQAFAGHKGVPVLAT from the exons ATGCCCCTAATTATCATCCCTCGAGATTTCCAATACAGCAAACAAGAAagcctctttctttctcttct GTTTGTTGATAAATACCACATCAGCTTATTTTGGACCGCCGCATCATTCCCTTCAACGTCCGAAATGGCTTCTCCGATG gtCCCGTCTAAGAATTTCAAGAGACTGCAATCAAGAAAATCACATTCCTGGTGGTGGGATAGTCATATGAGTCCGAAAAATTCCAAGTGGCATTCTGAGAATCTTGAGG AGATGGACCAGAGCGTTAAGCAGATGCTGAAGCTAATTGAAGAGGATGGAGACTCATTTGCTAAAAAGGCTGAGATGTATTATCAGAAGAGACCAGAATTGATTTCTCATGTAGAGGAGTTCTACCGCATGTACCGATCTCTGGCAGAACGTTATGATCACGTGACAGAGGAATTAAGGAAGAGCATTCCATCAGATCTCCAGTCTCCGGTCTCTGGAATTCCTGACGTTATCTTTGAACCACCTTCTCCTGCTCGTGAACAAAAACCAAGCCGTCTTAAATCTGGTCCTCGAGCTGCtggttttgatttctttttgggCTCTTGTGGCAGTAGCGATCATCACCATAAAGAAGTAGACGAAGTATCCTCGTTGACGGATTCAGAATCAGAATCTGATGATTCTTCAGTAAACAATTACTCAGGTCTATCTGGGAATAGTGGTGGCCAAGGACTGTCCCGGAGAATAATTGATTTAGAAATTGAGCTTcgtgaaacaaaagaaaagctaCGGATGCAGCAAGATGAGAGTGTTGATGGCTCATTTAGGGGTGTCAGAAATGAAGATTCTGAGGATTTTCTTGCAGAAATTACAGGGTGTGAGCGAGATCTGACAATTGCAAATGAGGAGTTACGGCTGTCAGAAGAAGAGGTTACTCGATTGAATACTGAGCTTCAAAAATACAAGTCATCTGAAGTCTCTGATGGTTTGCAGTCTGAGTTCGCATCACCAGCTGAGAGCAAGGTCACAACCAGGGAGGTTGAGCTGGAATTTGAGGTAAATCAAGCTTCTCATCTTCAACAAAGGATTGGTGGGTCGGAAGCTGAAACTCTGGACTCCAATGTTAAGATTCAAGCACTAATGGAAGAACTCAGGATTGCTAAAGAGAGGCTTCATGTTTCAGAGAAAGAAATAActactttgaaaaaacaacttgaGGGTGGTGGGCCATCTGAGAAAATCAATAATTTGCAAGATCAACTTGCGTTGGCTCACAAGGAGATAAACACGTTGAAAAACAAGCTCAACGCAGAAAAAAGGGAGGTCTCCAAGCTGCAAGAAAGAACTGCGAGGCTGAAAACTAATCTGTCAGACCGGGATCGTGAGGTGAGAGATCTTAAAATAGCAGTGTCTGATGCTGAGCTGAAGATCTTTCCAGAAAAGGCACAGATCAAGGGTGAAATATCTAAATTGATAGAGGAAAGGACATGCTTGGAGGAGCGGCTGAAAGAACAGGAATCACGTTGCCGTTTTTTAGAGGATGGTATAAGGATGTTCCCGGCTGAGAAGACAGAAATGCAGGAAACACCTGaacgtgaaattcagatgttaAAGGAAGACACTGCTGAGCGAGACAGTCGCATAAAATCTGAGAGAGATGAGCTTAATGAGAAATCTATTACACATAAAGCAGAGCTAACTTCTAGAGACAACCGGGTCAATCAAATGGATGAGCATCTGCAACAATTACACATGGAGCAAGTCAAGCTACTTGCCGGGGAAGAAGAGGCACGTAAACTAATGGATGAGTTAAGATCAAAAGCTAAGGACTTGGAGGGAGAAGTTGAGAGGCAAAGAATTTTAATCCTGGAAGGAGCAGAAGAGAAACGTGAGGTAATAAGGCAACTGTGTCTCACTCTTGAACATTACAGGAACGGTTATCATACTCTACGACAGGCTTTCGCGGGGCACAAGGGAGTTCCAGTTTTGGCAACGTAA